A window of Solea senegalensis isolate Sse05_10M linkage group LG20, IFAPA_SoseM_1, whole genome shotgun sequence contains these coding sequences:
- the trappc3 gene encoding trafficking protein particle complex subunit 3, with the protein MSRQSNRTTDSKKMNSELFTLTYGALVTQLCKDYENDEEVNKQLDKMGYNIGVRLIEDFLARSTIGRCQDFRETADVIAKVAFKMYLGITPSVTNWSPAGDEFSLILENNPLVDFVELPDNHNTLIYSNLLCGVLRGALEMVQMAVDVRFAQDTLRGDNVTEIRMKFIKRIEENLPAGDE; encoded by the exons ATGTCCCGGCAATCCAACCGTACAACTGACAGCAAGAAGATG AACTCTGAGCTGTTCACACTGACTTATGGGGCCCTGGTCACTCAGCTTTGTAAAGACTATGAGAATGACGAGGAAGTCAATAAACAACTGGACAAGAT GGGTTATAACATCGGAGTGCGTCTCATTGAAGACTTCCTGGCACGCTCCACCATCGGCAGGTGTCAGGATTTCCGGGAAACAGCCGATGTCATTGCTAAG gtTGCCTTTAAGATGTACCTGGGAATCACGCCCAGTGTGACCAACTGGAGTCCGGCAGGAGATGAATTTTCCCTCATCTTAGAGAATAACCCATTGGTAGATTTTGTGGAGCTGCCAGATAACCACAACACGCTGATTTACTCCAACCTGCTGTGTGGAGTTCTCAGAGGAGCTCTGGAGATG GTCCAGATGGCGGTGGATGTGAGATTCGCCCAGGACACTCTGAGAGGAGACAACGTTACAGAAATCCGCATGAAGTTTATTAAAAGGATTGAAGAAAATCTCCCAGCGGGAGACGAGTAA